In Clostridium swellfunianum, a genomic segment contains:
- a CDS encoding alpha-mannosidase: protein MDNKKIYMIGNSHIDPVWLWRSGEGFQEVKSTFASALDRMNEFPEFVFNASSVIFYKWIEENLPEMFEEIVKRVKEGRWNIVGGWWIEPDCNIPSGESFVRQGLYSQRYLKEKFGQIASVGYNVDSFGHNGMLPQILKKSGLSSYAVMRPHSACLELPSPLFKWRAKDGSEVTGCRLEGEYTAWTKVGVEKNLESTLKSMEEKNLDKMVCFYGVGNHGGGPTIDNIKSIREIDDERPDLDIKCSSLEEFFKDLEGKEMPVYDKELQRIFPGCFSVDSEIKKFNRASENLALKSERLAALGALIGKRKYPAEAIESMWELILFNQFHDILAGTSREEGRNDAIEEFKGALTLGRRILNNSVQAIANSIDTRGEGFPLILFNPNSYDIEEVVTTDVYWQVRKPLRLKSPDGEEVLYQETKHELIAKDSRRRIVFKAKVPAMGYAVYRMLQEKVTVEGSMMKIENYVLENNLIKATFDETTGKIKSIIDKSTGYEALKGDVAFKVYKDERDTWGAEGKAEELLGEFKLVQIKVEEEGENRSILRVMFEHGKSTLLQYYYLYKDADYIEVKNRLFNLEKNRLINLSIPVNVERPVFRGEIPYGFEDRAFYNGEEYFAHSYARIFEESTGQGIIVANDSKYGYRMFGNNYELILSRSSVFARGSGDVINEDKENRYTDQGELEFNYIIKAHGKAVNNFDAIKLASKINLSYEYLADNLHRGDISLRSKGFISVSKENIIVNVVKRSEDDESFIVRLYETEGLNTECLLSFLGKQCELSFGPCEIKTIKINIGTNNIRIKEVNLLEL from the coding sequence GTGGATAATAAAAAAATTTACATGATAGGCAATTCTCATATAGACCCCGTTTGGCTTTGGAGATCCGGAGAAGGCTTTCAGGAGGTTAAGTCTACCTTTGCTTCAGCACTTGATAGAATGAATGAGTTTCCTGAGTTTGTATTTAATGCAAGCTCAGTAATTTTTTATAAGTGGATTGAAGAAAACCTGCCTGAGATGTTTGAAGAGATAGTTAAAAGAGTTAAGGAAGGTAGATGGAATATAGTTGGAGGCTGGTGGATTGAACCAGATTGCAATATCCCTTCTGGAGAGTCTTTTGTACGTCAAGGTTTATATTCCCAAAGATATTTAAAAGAAAAGTTTGGACAGATAGCTTCCGTTGGCTACAACGTAGACAGCTTTGGACATAACGGGATGCTTCCTCAAATACTTAAGAAAAGTGGCTTAAGCTCTTATGCAGTAATGAGACCGCACAGCGCATGCTTAGAACTTCCTTCACCTCTATTTAAATGGAGGGCTAAGGATGGAAGCGAAGTTACAGGCTGCAGGCTTGAAGGAGAATATACAGCTTGGACAAAAGTTGGTGTGGAGAAAAATCTTGAATCTACCTTAAAATCAATGGAGGAAAAGAATCTAGATAAAATGGTTTGCTTCTATGGTGTAGGAAATCATGGTGGAGGACCTACTATAGATAACATTAAGTCCATTAGAGAAATCGATGATGAAAGACCTGATTTAGATATCAAATGCAGCTCATTAGAAGAGTTTTTTAAAGACTTGGAAGGCAAAGAAATGCCTGTGTATGATAAAGAACTTCAAAGAATCTTTCCAGGATGCTTCTCTGTGGACTCTGAAATAAAAAAATTTAATAGGGCAAGCGAAAACCTTGCACTAAAGAGCGAACGTTTAGCTGCTTTGGGTGCTTTAATTGGAAAGAGAAAATATCCTGCTGAAGCTATAGAAAGCATGTGGGAACTTATACTTTTCAATCAATTCCACGATATACTTGCAGGAACATCAAGAGAGGAAGGAAGAAATGATGCAATAGAAGAGTTTAAGGGTGCGTTAACTCTAGGCAGAAGAATACTAAATAACAGTGTTCAGGCTATAGCAAACAGCATCGACACAAGAGGCGAAGGCTTCCCATTAATACTGTTTAATCCAAACTCCTACGATATTGAAGAAGTTGTAACAACAGATGTATATTGGCAGGTAAGAAAGCCTTTAAGACTTAAGAGTCCGGATGGAGAAGAGGTATTATATCAGGAAACTAAGCACGAACTAATAGCTAAGGACAGCAGAAGAAGAATAGTGTTTAAGGCTAAGGTTCCGGCAATGGGCTATGCTGTGTACAGAATGCTTCAAGAGAAGGTCACTGTAGAAGGAAGCATGATGAAAATTGAAAACTATGTGCTGGAAAACAACCTTATAAAAGCAACCTTTGATGAAACTACAGGAAAGATAAAGAGCATTATAGATAAATCCACGGGCTATGAGGCTTTAAAGGGAGACGTAGCCTTCAAGGTTTACAAGGATGAAAGAGACACCTGGGGCGCAGAAGGAAAAGCAGAGGAACTTTTAGGTGAATTCAAACTTGTTCAGATAAAGGTTGAAGAAGAGGGAGAAAACAGAAGCATACTAAGAGTTATGTTTGAGCATGGAAAATCCACGCTGCTTCAATACTACTATCTTTACAAGGATGCGGACTATATAGAGGTTAAAAATAGATTGTTCAACCTGGAGAAAAACAGATTGATAAACTTGTCAATCCCAGTAAATGTTGAAAGACCAGTATTTAGGGGAGAGATACCTTACGGCTTTGAAGATAGAGCTTTCTATAATGGGGAAGAATATTTTGCTCACAGCTATGCAAGAATTTTTGAAGAAAGTACTGGTCAGGGAATTATAGTTGCCAACGATTCAAAATATGGCTATAGAATGTTTGGAAACAACTACGAATTGATCCTTTCCAGAAGCTCAGTATTTGCAAGAGGTAGTGGCGATGTAATCAATGAGGATAAGGAAAACAGATATACTGACCAAGGCGAACTTGAATTTAACTATATAATAAAAGCGCATGGCAAGGCTGTGAATAACTTTGATGCAATAAAGCTGGCAAGCAAGATAAACTTAAGCTATGAGTATTTGGCAGATAATCTTCACAGAGGAGATATATCCTTAAGAAGCAAGGGTTTTATAAGTGTGAGTAAAGAAAATATTATTGTTAATGTAGTTAAAAGGTCTGAGGATGATGAAAGCTTTATAGTAAGGCTTTATGAAACAGAAGGATTAAATACAGAATGCTTACTAAGTTTTTTAGGTAAACAGTGTGAGCTATCCTTTGGACCTTGTGAAATAAAAACTATAAAAATCAATATTGGGACAAACAATATAAGAATAAAAGAAGTTAACTTGTTAGAACTATAA
- a CDS encoding alpha-mannosidase produces the protein MKDKTLYMIGNAHLDPVWLWQWQEGFQEVKATFRSALDRMKEYPDFVFNNSSAACYEWIENNEPEMFEEIKERIKEGRWVLVGGWWIQPDCNIPSGESFARQALYGQHYFKEKFGVTAKVGYNVDSFGHNGMLPQILSKSGLNNYVFLRPGPHEKGLPNGLFLWESNDGTQVTAFRIPYEYCSWGKQLNNHVLRCAAETKAPINEIACFFGVGNHGGGPTKENIESIHQLNEREEYPNLKISSLNDFFEAVKKYELPVVHGELVHHASGCYAAHSGVKMWNRKAENKLLAAEKFSVVSSVLAGQPYVEDYRKAWRNVLFNQFHDILAGTSIEPAYDDARDMYGEAMSIAGRGLNYAVQAISWDINIEQIEGMKPIVVFNPHSFESKVNVELESSTVKEGFILVDEEGREIPLQMVHSAATAGGRCKISFIAELPALGYRVYKILKKASILNAETVECSDTVMENKNYRLEFDGETGFIKGLLKKDTDSQLFSAPAARPIVVEDNSDTWSHNVRRYDKVVGEFKLKSIKRLEYGPVKSTIRVVSEYGSSKIVQDFTMYNELNQIDVNVLVDWHEKFKVLKLKFPTNIIFRKGTFEIPYGHIERELDGEEYPMQNWMDITGSVPDRSDIVGVSILNDGKYSYDVLNREINLTVLRSPIYAHHDPLVPDPDGEYSFIDQGIQQFNYTIYPHNGSWEEAETVNRALELNQKPVVIIETYHKGSLPQKDCFMSIDKNNIVLSAMKKAEDNDDIIIRLYETTRKETEVAIKLPKLERTINSIFKPCEIKTYRIPMDPEKPVVETNLLEWIE, from the coding sequence ATGAAAGATAAAACACTTTATATGATAGGAAATGCTCACTTGGACCCAGTTTGGCTGTGGCAGTGGCAGGAAGGTTTTCAAGAGGTTAAGGCAACCTTTAGATCAGCTTTAGACAGAATGAAGGAATATCCAGACTTTGTTTTCAATAACAGCTCTGCAGCCTGCTACGAGTGGATAGAAAACAACGAACCAGAAATGTTTGAAGAAATAAAGGAAAGAATCAAGGAAGGCAGATGGGTATTAGTTGGAGGATGGTGGATACAGCCAGACTGCAATATACCTTCAGGAGAATCCTTTGCTCGACAGGCTTTATATGGTCAGCACTACTTCAAAGAAAAATTTGGAGTTACCGCAAAGGTTGGCTATAACGTAGACAGCTTCGGACACAATGGAATGCTTCCTCAAATTCTAAGCAAAAGTGGACTTAACAATTATGTATTCTTAAGACCAGGCCCACATGAAAAAGGACTTCCCAATGGATTGTTTCTATGGGAATCAAATGATGGCACACAGGTAACTGCTTTTAGAATTCCATACGAATACTGCAGCTGGGGTAAACAGTTAAACAATCATGTACTAAGGTGTGCAGCAGAAACTAAGGCACCAATTAATGAAATAGCTTGCTTCTTCGGAGTAGGAAATCATGGGGGAGGACCTACTAAGGAGAATATTGAAAGTATACACCAGTTAAATGAAAGAGAAGAGTATCCAAATCTTAAAATTAGTTCTTTAAATGATTTCTTTGAAGCTGTAAAAAAATATGAACTTCCAGTAGTTCATGGGGAGTTAGTTCACCATGCCAGCGGCTGCTATGCTGCTCACTCTGGAGTTAAGATGTGGAACAGAAAAGCTGAAAACAAGCTTTTAGCTGCGGAAAAATTTTCAGTAGTTTCAAGCGTTTTGGCTGGACAACCTTATGTTGAGGATTATAGAAAAGCCTGGAGAAACGTCCTCTTTAATCAATTCCATGACATATTGGCAGGTACAAGCATTGAACCAGCTTATGATGATGCTAGGGATATGTATGGTGAAGCAATGAGCATAGCAGGAAGAGGACTTAACTATGCAGTGCAAGCTATTTCCTGGGACATAAATATAGAGCAGATTGAAGGTATGAAACCAATAGTTGTGTTCAACCCACACAGCTTTGAAAGCAAGGTTAACGTTGAGCTTGAATCCAGCACCGTTAAGGAAGGCTTTATACTTGTAGACGAAGAAGGCAGGGAAATACCGCTTCAAATGGTTCACTCTGCTGCAACCGCTGGTGGAAGATGCAAGATAAGTTTTATAGCTGAACTTCCTGCACTAGGCTACAGAGTTTACAAGATTTTAAAAAAGGCATCGATTTTAAATGCAGAGACTGTAGAATGCAGCGATACAGTTATGGAAAACAAAAATTACAGACTTGAATTTGATGGGGAAACTGGTTTTATAAAGGGCCTTCTAAAGAAGGATACAGATTCTCAGTTGTTCTCAGCACCAGCTGCAAGACCTATAGTTGTAGAAGACAATAGCGATACTTGGTCACACAATGTTAGAAGATATGACAAGGTTGTAGGCGAGTTCAAGTTAAAGAGCATTAAGAGACTTGAATACGGACCAGTTAAATCAACCATTAGAGTAGTTAGTGAATACGGTTCTTCAAAAATAGTTCAGGATTTTACAATGTATAATGAATTAAATCAAATAGATGTAAATGTACTTGTAGATTGGCATGAAAAGTTTAAGGTGCTTAAGCTTAAGTTTCCAACAAATATTATTTTCAGAAAGGGTACTTTTGAAATACCTTACGGCCACATCGAAAGGGAATTAGATGGTGAAGAGTATCCAATGCAAAATTGGATGGATATAACTGGTTCAGTACCAGATAGGAGCGATATAGTTGGAGTATCCATATTAAATGATGGAAAGTACAGCTACGATGTATTAAATAGAGAAATAAACCTAACTGTGCTTAGAAGCCCTATATATGCTCACCATGATCCATTAGTACCAGACCCAGATGGAGAATATTCCTTCATAGATCAAGGAATTCAACAGTTTAACTATACAATCTATCCTCATAATGGAAGCTGGGAAGAAGCTGAGACAGTAAACAGAGCTCTTGAGCTTAACCAAAAGCCTGTTGTAATAATTGAAACCTATCATAAGGGCAGCCTTCCACAAAAGGATTGCTTTATGAGCATAGACAAGAATAACATAGTTCTCAGCGCAATGAAAAAAGCAGAAGACAATGATGATATTATTATAAGATTATATGAAACAACCAGAAAGGAAACTGAAGTTGCTATTAAGCTTCCAAAGCTTGAAAGGACAATAAATTCTATATTCAAGCCTTGCGAAATAAAAACTTATAGAATACCTATGGATCCTGAAAAGCCAGTGGTTGAAACTAATCTTTTAGAATGGATTGAGTAA
- a CDS encoding MBL fold metallo-hydrolase encodes MKLLSNFYQVSGEVLTHRFDATAYLVNCGEFSVLIDCGTAEGYEKLIENIKKCGVEPENIKYIFGTHGHYDHVGAAYLFKEKYGTEVFLHEKDVERVESGDGMKTTAELLYGKSFTAFKVDRILKGGENFSFGYINIEVIHTPGHTPGGVCYVLETTGLKVLIAGDTLYGGFSAKIDSNEEDWKKSLDKLCDRQFDLMVIGHSNPTLLGDAQDRLNDARNSFAHYYNPWFKTFKDKYKY; translated from the coding sequence ATGAAGCTTTTAAGTAATTTTTATCAGGTTTCAGGCGAAGTGCTTACTCATAGATTTGATGCAACAGCCTATTTAGTAAACTGTGGAGAGTTTTCAGTACTTATAGACTGCGGAACGGCAGAAGGCTATGAAAAACTTATAGAAAATATAAAAAAGTGCGGAGTTGAGCCTGAAAATATTAAATACATTTTTGGAACCCATGGACACTATGACCACGTTGGAGCAGCTTATCTTTTCAAAGAAAAGTACGGTACTGAAGTATTTCTGCATGAAAAGGATGTTGAGAGAGTTGAAAGCGGAGATGGAATGAAAACAACAGCTGAGCTTTTGTATGGAAAAAGCTTTACAGCTTTTAAGGTTGATAGAATTTTAAAGGGAGGTGAAAACTTCAGTTTTGGATATATAAATATTGAAGTAATACACACTCCAGGCCACACTCCAGGCGGTGTATGCTATGTTTTAGAAACCACAGGCTTAAAGGTGCTTATTGCTGGAGATACCTTGTACGGAGGTTTCAGCGCTAAAATTGACTCAAATGAAGAGGATTGGAAAAAGTCACTGGATAAACTTTGCGACAGGCAGTTTGATTTGATGGTGATTGGTCACTCAAATCCAACTTTATTAGGGGACGCACAAGACAGGCTTAATGATGCAAGAAACAGCTTTGCACATTATTATAATCCATGGTTTAAGACCTTTAAGGATAAATATAAATATTAG
- a CDS encoding glycoside hydrolase family 2 protein — translation MNKINLNDRDWKLAWYNGEEWFIRNDYRNERLLGFIPAQVPGVVQEDLLEQGFIEDLYYDMNSMKTEWVPQRNWLYKKFLDIDASLKGKRLRLHYEGVDYSAKFYINGILLGQHEGMFEPVEFDITEHVKYGERNIISVAIDEAPQEQCQIGYTSKVKTTKARVNYWWDFAQRIIPLGIWDEAYIIVDDGVSIDNARILTELNESFKEGKIYTELEIGSIRVTEIKAEIKIKINDDVVAEKALPVCLKKGFNTANIYIDIYEPKLWWPNGYGEQSLYKLEVSLIEDNKQIYGHKEAFGFKTVKMLANEGFEKAPNYKFNVNGKSIFIKGWNWVPIDLLYGRDKTERYEHLLNLAKEANVNLIRVWGGGLIEKDIFYKLCDKFGIMIWQEFNHSSSGIENKPNDEKWYIDMFRQYAVAAVRKRRNHASLALWCGGNELISDSGMPLDNDIPMLAEFKKVVEEHGNNHLYLPTSPFGKVFGLNLDNTRRKGELYDIHGPWAYQGVELQYKLYNENSCALQSEFGVEGTVDYETLKKFMPEDKMWPPTRENRHWSHHGAWFINYDMMCKTFGQLDDIKEYCKLSHYLQAEALRYAVEANRRRTLQCGGTLPWQFNEPFPNGVGTASINYYGIPKMSYYYVKKAYAPVNVSLKYSSQSFKDKLDFEVWVNSSNDIVRESESYVKIYSLRGQKLYDKKYNVGCLEAEKAIRLSSESITTDEKILIIRVSSTLSQEYNEYIFVKGEDLSTLRNLEGATLQYEKHKGKIKFFNPGEYAALFVYVNKAVDDNYFIILPKEQKEIILKDDIDDIRVEYFNK, via the coding sequence ATGAATAAAATAAATTTAAACGATAGAGACTGGAAATTGGCATGGTACAACGGAGAAGAATGGTTTATAAGAAACGACTATAGAAATGAAAGATTGTTGGGCTTTATACCAGCACAGGTGCCTGGAGTTGTGCAGGAGGATCTTTTAGAGCAGGGCTTTATTGAAGATTTATATTATGACATGAACTCCATGAAGACTGAGTGGGTGCCTCAAAGAAACTGGCTTTATAAAAAGTTTTTAGACATAGATGCTTCTCTTAAGGGAAAAAGGCTTAGACTTCATTATGAAGGCGTGGATTATTCCGCAAAGTTTTATATAAACGGCATTTTACTAGGACAGCATGAAGGAATGTTTGAGCCTGTCGAGTTTGATATTACAGAACATGTAAAGTATGGAGAAAGAAATATCATATCAGTTGCTATTGACGAAGCTCCACAGGAGCAATGCCAGATAGGTTACACAAGCAAGGTAAAGACAACAAAGGCAAGAGTAAACTACTGGTGGGACTTTGCACAAAGGATTATTCCTCTTGGCATTTGGGATGAGGCTTATATTATAGTTGACGATGGAGTGAGTATTGATAATGCGAGGATCCTCACAGAACTAAATGAAAGCTTTAAGGAAGGTAAAATCTATACAGAGCTTGAGATTGGTTCTATAAGAGTTACAGAAATAAAGGCTGAAATAAAAATAAAAATTAATGATGATGTAGTTGCTGAAAAAGCCTTGCCTGTATGTTTAAAGAAGGGCTTTAATACAGCAAATATTTATATAGATATATATGAACCAAAGTTGTGGTGGCCTAATGGCTATGGAGAGCAGAGCTTATATAAACTTGAAGTGAGCCTAATAGAGGACAATAAGCAAATATACGGCCACAAGGAAGCGTTCGGCTTTAAAACCGTTAAAATGCTTGCTAATGAAGGCTTTGAAAAAGCGCCAAACTACAAGTTCAACGTAAATGGAAAAAGCATTTTCATAAAGGGCTGGAATTGGGTGCCTATAGATTTGCTTTACGGAAGAGACAAAACCGAAAGGTATGAACACCTTTTAAATCTTGCGAAAGAGGCTAATGTTAACTTAATAAGAGTATGGGGCGGAGGCCTTATAGAAAAGGATATATTCTATAAGCTTTGTGACAAATTTGGGATAATGATATGGCAGGAGTTCAATCACTCAAGCTCGGGTATTGAAAACAAACCAAATGATGAAAAGTGGTATATCGATATGTTCCGTCAGTATGCAGTAGCAGCAGTAAGGAAAAGAAGGAATCATGCATCCCTTGCTTTATGGTGCGGAGGCAACGAGCTCATCTCCGACAGCGGCATGCCTCTTGATAACGATATCCCAATGCTTGCAGAGTTTAAAAAGGTTGTTGAAGAGCACGGAAACAATCACTTGTATTTACCAACCTCACCATTTGGAAAGGTATTTGGTCTGAATTTAGATAATACTAGGAGAAAAGGCGAGCTTTACGATATTCACGGCCCTTGGGCATATCAAGGTGTAGAGCTTCAGTATAAACTTTACAATGAAAACAGCTGTGCACTTCAAAGCGAGTTCGGAGTTGAGGGAACAGTTGACTACGAAACTTTAAAGAAATTTATGCCTGAAGATAAAATGTGGCCTCCAACTAGAGAAAACAGACACTGGAGCCATCACGGCGCTTGGTTTATTAATTACGACATGATGTGCAAAACATTTGGACAATTAGATGATATAAAAGAATATTGCAAGCTTAGTCATTACCTGCAGGCTGAAGCTTTAAGATACGCTGTCGAAGCCAACAGAAGAAGGACTCTCCAATGTGGAGGAACCTTACCTTGGCAGTTTAACGAACCTTTCCCTAATGGGGTAGGTACTGCTAGTATTAATTACTATGGTATTCCTAAAATGTCCTATTATTATGTGAAAAAAGCTTATGCACCAGTAAACGTGAGTTTAAAATATTCTTCACAGTCTTTTAAGGATAAGTTAGATTTTGAGGTATGGGTAAATAGCAGTAACGATATAGTCCGGGAAAGTGAAAGTTATGTGAAAATATACAGCCTAAGGGGACAAAAGCTATATGATAAGAAATACAACGTCGGTTGTCTAGAAGCTGAAAAAGCAATTAGGTTGTCATCCGAGAGCATTACGACGGACGAGAAAATATTAATAATAAGGGTTAGCTCGACTTTATCTCAAGAATATAATGAGTATATATTTGTTAAAGGTGAGGACCTTTCAACTTTAAGAAACCTTGAAGGTGCAACGTTACAATACGAAAAACATAAGGGAAAAATCAAGTTTTTTAATCCAGGTGAATATGCAGCCTTGTTTGTTTACGTTAATAAGGCAGTTGATGATAATTACTTCATAATTCTACCTAAGGAACAGAAAGAGATAATCCTTAAAGATGATATAGATGATATAAGAGTAGAATACTTTAATAAGTAG
- a CDS encoding alpha-mannosidase: protein MKNDSKKTLHMIGNSHIDPVWLWRWQEGFQEVKATFSSALDRMGEYQEFNFTASSVAYYKWIEEIAPEMFEKIKQRVKEGRWQIVGGWFVEPDCNIPSGESFIRQGLYSQRYLKKTFGEMCKIGYNVDSFGHNAMLPQILKKSGFDYYLFMRPSENEKHLDSPLFQWKSEDGSEVITCRLPGEYTAWFKEHLLKNIERTLATMENYDEMLCFYGVGNHGGGPTIQNINTIFDLKKDENMPDLIFSTVEDFFNKIDKTKLPVYKDEMQHHSVGCYSADSELKSLNRKAENVLMVTEKLVAMSKMIGWNKKSNQEIEKAWELLLFNQFHDILAGTSIEEARNDAAAQLNSVINKGEVISNTAIQAIANKIDTSGEGYPLILFNTNSYDFDEWADIEIAWDCKRSLTIVDELGNEVTYQRIKTSAATINVNFGGRRRLVFKVSIPAFGYRVYRIFDREPSVTKESMNICDNVLENKNIKVIFSKETGNICSIYDKKNNYELLKGEAIAKVIKDESDTWGHGVTKFDEVIGQFKVIDIKIVETGCNRTTIRVTSIYGESKLEQFYYLYEDADYIGVKNILNWNEKHKMLKFSMPINVEVPKLVCEIPYGYLNRESYEGHEEIAHSWVKIEEKHKNYGVVIANDSKYAYDMTGNVYNMTVCRSPVYAHHDPAPIEEGMSYRYMDQGEQTFCYVISFDEKAGYQKANRLSDIINIGYEYLIDTYHKGDMKAQSKSLINIDKKNVVIEVLKEAEDIEGYILRMYETEGIKTKVQLDMKVLNKKYDLSFLPCEIKTLLIAGEEQDYICREVNMLEI, encoded by the coding sequence ATGAAAAACGACAGTAAAAAAACACTCCATATGATTGGCAATTCTCATATCGATCCAGTATGGCTTTGGAGATGGCAGGAAGGCTTCCAGGAAGTAAAGGCCACTTTTTCTTCTGCACTGGATAGGATGGGCGAATACCAAGAATTCAATTTTACAGCTAGCTCAGTTGCTTACTATAAATGGATAGAAGAAATAGCTCCTGAAATGTTTGAGAAAATCAAACAGAGGGTAAAAGAAGGTAGATGGCAAATAGTAGGAGGCTGGTTTGTTGAACCAGACTGCAATATTCCTAGTGGAGAGTCTTTTATTAGACAAGGGCTTTATTCACAAAGATACTTAAAGAAAACTTTTGGGGAGATGTGCAAGATAGGATACAACGTAGACAGTTTTGGTCACAATGCTATGCTCCCACAAATACTAAAGAAGAGCGGGTTTGATTATTACTTGTTTATGAGACCTTCAGAAAATGAAAAGCATTTAGATAGTCCTCTTTTCCAGTGGAAAAGCGAGGATGGAAGCGAAGTAATAACCTGCAGACTTCCAGGTGAATATACTGCTTGGTTTAAGGAGCATTTGCTAAAGAATATAGAAAGAACCTTAGCTACTATGGAAAACTACGATGAGATGCTTTGTTTCTACGGAGTTGGAAACCACGGCGGTGGACCTACAATACAGAATATAAACACTATTTTTGATCTGAAAAAAGATGAAAACATGCCCGATTTAATATTCTCAACAGTGGAGGATTTCTTTAATAAGATAGATAAAACAAAACTTCCTGTATACAAGGACGAAATGCAGCATCATTCAGTAGGTTGCTATTCAGCGGATTCTGAATTAAAGAGCTTAAATAGAAAAGCAGAAAATGTGCTTATGGTTACTGAGAAGCTTGTAGCCATGTCAAAAATGATTGGCTGGAACAAGAAATCAAATCAGGAAATTGAAAAAGCTTGGGAGCTGCTGCTGTTTAATCAATTCCATGATATTTTAGCAGGAACCTCCATAGAAGAAGCAAGAAACGATGCAGCTGCACAGTTAAATTCGGTAATTAATAAAGGAGAGGTTATAAGTAATACAGCTATTCAAGCTATTGCTAACAAAATAGATACCTCTGGAGAAGGCTATCCTTTAATTTTATTCAACACTAATTCATATGACTTCGATGAATGGGCTGATATCGAGATAGCTTGGGATTGCAAAAGGTCATTGACAATAGTTGATGAGCTTGGGAATGAAGTGACCTATCAAAGGATTAAAACTTCTGCTGCCACTATAAATGTCAATTTTGGTGGAAGAAGAAGGCTTGTTTTCAAAGTCAGCATACCTGCTTTTGGCTATAGAGTTTATAGAATTTTTGATAGAGAGCCTTCAGTAACAAAAGAATCTATGAATATTTGTGATAATGTTCTTGAAAATAAAAATATTAAAGTGATCTTCAGCAAAGAAACAGGAAATATATGCAGCATCTATGATAAGAAAAACAACTATGAGCTTCTAAAGGGAGAAGCTATTGCTAAGGTAATAAAGGATGAAAGCGACACTTGGGGTCATGGTGTAACTAAGTTCGATGAAGTTATAGGGCAATTCAAGGTCATCGATATTAAGATTGTAGAAACAGGGTGTAACAGAACTACTATAAGAGTTACCTCAATCTATGGGGAATCCAAACTTGAGCAGTTTTACTACTTGTATGAAGATGCTGATTATATAGGGGTTAAAAATATCCTTAACTGGAATGAGAAGCACAAGATGCTGAAATTTTCTATGCCCATTAATGTTGAAGTCCCTAAGCTTGTTTGCGAGATACCTTACGGATACTTAAATAGAGAATCTTATGAAGGACACGAAGAAATTGCGCACAGCTGGGTGAAAATAGAAGAAAAACATAAGAATTATGGTGTTGTTATAGCTAACGACAGCAAGTATGCTTATGATATGACAGGCAATGTATATAACATGACTGTATGCAGAAGCCCTGTTTACGCTCATCATGATCCGGCACCAATAGAAGAAGGCATGAGCTATAGATATATGGATCAGGGAGAGCAAACTTTCTGTTATGTAATAAGCTTCGATGAGAAAGCTGGATATCAAAAGGCAAATAGATTATCAGATATTATTAATATAGGATATGAGTACTTAATTGATACTTATCATAAAGGCGATATGAAAGCGCAGAGTAAGAGTTTAATTAATATAGACAAAAAGAACGTAGTAATTGAGGTTTTAAAAGAAGCAGAGGATATAGAAGGGTACATCTTAAGAATGTATGAAACTGAAGGAATTAAAACCAAAGTTCAGCTAGATATGAAGGTTTTAAATAAGAAATATGATTTGAGTTTTTTACCATGCGAAATAAAAACTTTATTGATTGCAGGTGAAGAACAAGATTATATATGCAGGGAAGTAAATATGTTGGAAATTTAA